Proteins encoded in a region of the Pseudomonas viciae genome:
- the pqqD gene encoding pyrroloquinoline quinone biosynthesis peptide chaperone PqqD: MSFDRSKTPRWRPGYRFQYEPAQKGHVLLYPEGMIKLNDSASLIGGLIDGERDVAAIVDELAKQFPDVPELGDDIEQFMEVARAQHWIELV; the protein is encoded by the coding sequence ATGAGTTTCGACCGCAGCAAGACCCCGCGCTGGCGCCCCGGCTATCGCTTCCAGTACGAACCGGCACAGAAGGGCCATGTGCTGCTCTATCCTGAAGGCATGATCAAGCTCAACGACAGCGCGTCGCTGATCGGCGGCCTGATCGACGGCGAACGGGATGTCGCGGCCATCGTCGACGAGTTGGCGAAGCAGTTTCCCGACGTGCCGGAACTCGGTGACGACATCGAGCAATTCATGGAGGTCGCCCGTGCACAGCACTGGATCGAACTTGTCTGA
- the pqqE gene encoding pyrroloquinoline quinone biosynthesis protein PqqE, with product MHSTGSNLSEPTGLPPKPEVGLPLWLLAELTYRCPLQCPYCSNPLDFAEQGKELSTEQWIKVFREAREMGAAQLGFSGGEPLVRQDLAELIGEARKLGFYTNLITSGIGLTEQKISDFKKAGLDHIQISFQASDEQVNNLLAGSKKAFAQKLEMARAVKAHGYPMVLNFVTHRHNIDKIDRIIELCIALEADFVELATCQFYGWAQLNRVGLLPTKEQLVRAERVTNEYRAKLEAAGNPCKLIFVTPDYYEERPKGCMNGWGSIFLTVTPDGTALPCHGARQLPVQFPNVRDHSMQHIWYDSFGFNRFRGYDWMPEPCRSCDEKEKDFGGCRCQAFMLTGDASNADPVCSKSEHHGVILKAREDAEHATQTIEQLAFRNERNSRLIAKS from the coding sequence GTGCACAGCACTGGATCGAACTTGTCTGAGCCCACCGGGCTGCCGCCCAAGCCTGAAGTCGGCTTGCCGCTGTGGCTGCTGGCGGAGCTGACCTATCGGTGCCCGCTGCAATGCCCGTATTGCTCCAACCCGTTGGATTTTGCCGAGCAAGGCAAGGAGCTGAGCACCGAGCAGTGGATCAAGGTGTTTCGCGAAGCCCGGGAAATGGGCGCCGCGCAATTGGGCTTTTCCGGCGGTGAGCCGCTGGTGCGCCAGGACCTGGCCGAACTGATTGGCGAGGCGCGCAAGTTGGGTTTCTATACCAACCTGATCACCTCCGGCATCGGCTTGACCGAACAGAAAATCAGCGACTTCAAAAAGGCTGGCCTGGATCATATCCAGATCAGCTTCCAGGCCAGCGACGAGCAGGTGAACAACCTCTTGGCCGGCTCGAAGAAAGCCTTCGCGCAAAAGCTGGAAATGGCCCGGGCGGTCAAAGCCCACGGCTATCCGATGGTGCTGAACTTCGTCACCCATCGGCACAACATCGACAAGATCGACCGCATCATCGAGTTGTGCATCGCCCTTGAGGCGGATTTCGTCGAACTTGCCACCTGCCAGTTTTACGGCTGGGCGCAACTCAATCGAGTGGGTCTGCTGCCGACCAAGGAACAACTGGTCCGCGCCGAGCGTGTCACCAACGAATACCGCGCCAAGCTGGAAGCCGCCGGCAATCCGTGCAAGCTGATCTTTGTCACGCCGGACTACTATGAAGAACGCCCCAAGGGCTGCATGAACGGTTGGGGGAGCATTTTCCTCACCGTCACGCCGGACGGCACCGCGCTGCCCTGTCACGGCGCCCGTCAGTTGCCGGTGCAATTTCCCAATGTGCGCGACCACAGCATGCAGCACATCTGGTACGACTCGTTTGGCTTCAACCGCTTTCGCGGCTATGACTGGATGCCCGAGCCATGCCGCTCCTGCGATGAAAAAGAAAAGGACTTCGGCGGCTGTCGCTGCCAGGCGTTCATGCTCACGGGAGACGCCAGCAATGCCGACCCGGTGTGCAGCAAGTCCGAACATCACGGTGTGATTCTCAAGGCGCGTGAAGACGCCGAGCACGCGACGCAAACCATTGAGCAACTGGCCTTTCGCAATGAACGAAACTCACGCCTCATCGCCAAAAGCTGA
- a CDS encoding YqaE/Pmp3 family membrane protein, which translates to MDIIRIIIAILLPPLGVFLQVGFGGAFWLNILLTLLGYIPGIVHAVYIIAKR; encoded by the coding sequence ATGGATATCATTCGAATCATCATCGCCATTCTGCTGCCGCCGTTGGGTGTGTTCCTGCAAGTCGGTTTTGGCGGGGCTTTCTGGCTGAATATCCTGCTGACCCTGCTGGGGTACATCCCGGGCATCGTGCATGCGGTGTACATCATCGCCAAGCGCTGA
- the pqqA gene encoding pyrroloquinoline quinone precursor peptide PqqA yields the protein MSWSKPAYIDLRIGFEVTMYFASR from the coding sequence ATGTCCTGGTCCAAACCCGCATATATCGACCTGCGTATCGGTTTCGAAGTCACCATGTACTTCGCCAGCCGTTGA
- the pqqB gene encoding pyrroloquinoline quinone biosynthesis protein PqqB, translating into MFVQILGSAAGGGFPQWNCNCANCAGFRNGSLRAEARTQSSIAISDDGVNWVLCNASPDIRAQLQGFAPMQPGRALRDTGIGAIILMDSQIDHTTGLLSLREGCPHQVWCTDMVHEDLSTGFPLFNMLTHWNGGLSWNRIELDQSFTIPACPNLRFTPLPLRSAAPPYSPHRFDPHPGDNIGLIVEDLRTGGKLFYAPGLGQVDGALLEIMADSDCLLVDGTMWDDDEMQRRGVGTRTGREMGHLAQNGPGGMIEVLEQLPLPRKILIHINNTNPILDEDSPERAELVRRKIEVSYDGMSIEL; encoded by the coding sequence ATGTTTGTCCAGATTCTAGGTTCCGCCGCCGGCGGCGGTTTCCCACAGTGGAACTGCAACTGCGCCAATTGCGCAGGTTTTCGCAACGGCAGCCTGCGGGCCGAGGCGCGCACCCAATCGTCCATCGCCATTTCCGATGACGGCGTGAACTGGGTCTTGTGCAACGCTTCTCCGGACATTCGTGCCCAACTCCAGGGCTTCGCCCCGATGCAGCCTGGCCGAGCCCTGCGCGACACCGGCATTGGCGCCATCATCCTGATGGACAGCCAGATCGACCACACCACCGGCCTGCTCAGCTTGCGTGAGGGTTGCCCCCACCAAGTCTGGTGCACCGACATGGTCCATGAAGACCTGAGCACCGGTTTCCCGCTGTTCAACATGCTGACCCATTGGAACGGCGGGCTGAGCTGGAACCGCATCGAGCTCGACCAGAGTTTCACCATCCCGGCCTGCCCGAACCTGCGTTTCACCCCGTTGCCATTGCGCAGCGCCGCCCCACCCTATTCACCGCACCGCTTCGATCCGCATCCGGGCGACAACATCGGCCTGATCGTCGAAGACCTGCGCACCGGCGGTAAACTGTTCTACGCCCCTGGCCTGGGCCAGGTTGATGGGGCGTTGCTGGAGATCATGGCCGACAGCGATTGCCTGTTGGTGGACGGCACGATGTGGGACGACGATGAAATGCAGCGCCGTGGCGTCGGCACGCGCACCGGTCGGGAAATGGGCCACCTGGCACAGAACGGTCCCGGCGGGATGATCGAAGTGCTGGAGCAGTTGCCCTTGCCGCGCAAGATCCTTATTCATATCAACAACACCAACCCGATTCTCGACGAAGACTCGCCCGAACGGGCTGAACTGGTACGCCGAAAGATTGAAGTGTCTTACGACGGAATGAGTATTGAGTTGTAG
- the pqqC gene encoding pyrroloquinoline-quinone synthase PqqC, translating into MTDTPLSPTEFEAALRAKGAYYHIHHPYHVAMYEGRATREQIQGWVANRFYYQVNIPLKDAAILANCPDRAIRREWIQRLLDHDGAPGEDGGIEAWLRLGQAVGLDPDQLRSQELVLPGVRFAVDAYVNFARRASWQEAASSSLTELFAPQIHQSRLDSWPQHYPWIDPTGYEYFRTRLGQARRDVEHGLAITLQHYTTRQGQERMLEILQFKLDILWSMLDAMSMAYELNRPPYHSVTGQRVWHKGITL; encoded by the coding sequence ATGACTGACACCCCCCTGTCCCCCACCGAGTTCGAAGCCGCCCTGCGCGCCAAGGGCGCGTATTACCACATCCATCACCCCTATCACGTGGCGATGTATGAAGGCCGCGCCACTCGCGAACAGATTCAGGGTTGGGTCGCGAACCGCTTTTACTATCAGGTGAACATCCCGCTCAAGGATGCCGCGATCCTGGCCAACTGCCCGGATCGGGCGATCCGCCGTGAGTGGATCCAGCGCCTGCTCGACCATGACGGTGCTCCCGGCGAGGACGGCGGTATCGAAGCCTGGCTGCGGCTGGGCCAGGCGGTGGGCCTGGATCCCGATCAACTGCGCTCCCAGGAATTGGTGCTGCCAGGGGTTCGTTTTGCGGTGGATGCCTACGTCAACTTTGCCCGCCGGGCCAGTTGGCAGGAAGCCGCCAGCAGCTCGCTGACCGAGCTGTTCGCCCCGCAGATCCACCAGTCGCGCCTGGACAGCTGGCCACAGCATTACCCTTGGATCGACCCGACCGGCTACGAGTATTTCCGTACGCGTCTTGGTCAAGCACGGCGCGACGTGGAACACGGCTTGGCCATCACCTTGCAGCACTACACGACACGGCAAGGCCAGGAGCGCATGCTGGAAATTCTCCAGTTCAAACTGGACATCCTCTGGAGCATGCTCGACGCCATGAGCATGGCCTACGAATTGAACCGTCCGCCCTATCACAGCGTGACCGGGCAACGGGTGTGGCACAAAGGGATCACCTTATGA
- a CDS encoding alpha/beta hydrolase family protein yields the protein MNETHASSPKAEPFSATQAVAAGTDFAELQVGPLGLFWNEYRPEDGACRIWHWQDAKARCLTPDGFSARSRVYEYGGGSFCLSADGVLFVNESDQQVYHQSLADERPVALTSGDCRYGDLNFASGQVLAVEEQANQHRLVSIGLADHQRHLLAEGADFYASPTVSPNGQRLAWIEWSRPHQPWTATRLMLAERQASGWGEPRCVAGNAEEESIQQPRFDDADRLYCLTDRGGYWQPWVESVRGLEPLPAAAADHAPAPWQLGGCTWLPLDERTYLASWTETGFGRLGLCRRDDADEDFTGTYSRFRSLALDEQFIYAIAASPTRPSAVIAIERQSREVMVLAGGVAPLPVEQISRPRTLRYPSVSGQAHGFFYPAMNAGQKPPLVVFIHGGPTSACYPLFDPRIQYWTQRGFAVADLNYRGSSGYGRAYRQALHLNWGVVDVEDACAVVAYLDEQGLIDGRSAFIRGGSAGGYTTLCVLAFQNVFRAGASLYGVSDPVALSRSTHKFEADYLDWLIGDPQHDAERYRARTPLLHADQIRAPVIFFQGELDAVVVPQQTRDMVAALEDNGVAVQAHYYPDERHGFRKAANQAHALEHEWLFYRRVMDSDL from the coding sequence ATGAACGAAACTCACGCCTCATCGCCAAAAGCTGAGCCTTTCAGCGCCACCCAGGCCGTTGCAGCCGGTACCGACTTCGCCGAACTGCAGGTCGGGCCCCTCGGCTTGTTCTGGAATGAATACCGTCCCGAAGACGGCGCCTGCCGGATCTGGCATTGGCAGGATGCGAAGGCCCGTTGTCTGACCCCGGATGGGTTCAGCGCCCGCAGCCGGGTCTACGAGTACGGCGGCGGATCGTTCTGCCTGAGCGCTGACGGTGTGCTGTTCGTCAATGAGAGCGACCAGCAGGTGTATCACCAGTCGTTGGCCGATGAGCGGCCCGTGGCGCTGACTTCGGGTGATTGTCGCTATGGTGATCTCAATTTCGCCTCCGGCCAGGTGTTGGCGGTGGAGGAACAGGCCAATCAGCATCGCCTGGTGTCGATCGGACTGGCAGACCATCAACGGCATCTGCTGGCTGAAGGCGCAGACTTTTATGCTTCGCCGACCGTGAGCCCCAATGGCCAGCGGCTCGCCTGGATTGAGTGGAGCCGGCCGCACCAACCATGGACCGCAACACGGCTGATGCTGGCCGAGCGCCAAGCGTCGGGGTGGGGTGAGCCGCGCTGTGTGGCGGGCAACGCTGAAGAGGAGTCCATCCAACAGCCGCGCTTCGATGACGCCGATCGCCTTTATTGCCTGACTGATCGCGGTGGTTATTGGCAGCCTTGGGTTGAGTCGGTCCGGGGCCTGGAACCACTGCCCGCCGCCGCAGCCGATCACGCCCCGGCGCCATGGCAACTGGGGGGCTGCACCTGGCTGCCGTTGGACGAGCGCACGTACCTGGCGAGCTGGACTGAAACGGGTTTCGGGCGCCTGGGCCTGTGCCGCCGTGACGATGCTGATGAGGATTTCACCGGTACCTACAGCCGTTTTCGTAGCCTGGCACTGGATGAGCAGTTCATTTACGCAATCGCCGCCTCGCCGACCAGGCCGTCGGCGGTGATTGCGATTGAACGGCAAAGTCGTGAAGTGATGGTGCTGGCCGGTGGTGTTGCGCCGCTGCCCGTCGAACAGATCAGCCGTCCCCGAACCCTGCGCTACCCCTCTGTTTCAGGTCAAGCCCATGGCTTTTTCTATCCAGCCATGAATGCTGGGCAGAAACCGCCGCTAGTGGTGTTCATTCACGGCGGCCCCACCTCGGCCTGCTATCCCTTGTTTGATCCGCGTATCCAGTACTGGACCCAGCGCGGCTTTGCCGTCGCCGACCTCAACTACCGTGGCAGCAGCGGCTATGGCCGGGCCTATCGGCAAGCACTGCATTTGAACTGGGGTGTGGTGGATGTCGAAGACGCCTGCGCGGTGGTTGCGTACCTGGATGAACAAGGCCTGATCGATGGCCGCAGTGCCTTCATTCGTGGCGGCAGTGCCGGTGGCTATACCACCCTGTGCGTCCTGGCGTTCCAGAACGTGTTCCGCGCCGGCGCCAGCCTCTACGGCGTCAGCGACCCTGTCGCCCTGAGCCGCTCGACGCACAAATTCGAAGCGGATTATCTGGACTGGCTGATCGGCGACCCGCAACACGATGCCGAACGCTACCGTGCCCGTACGCCGCTGCTGCATGCCGATCAAATCCGCGCACCGGTGATCTTTTTCCAGGGCGAACTGGATGCCGTGGTCGTCCCGCAGCAGACTCGCGATATGGTCGCCGCTTTAGAGGACAACGGGGTGGCGGTCCAAGCGCACTATTACCCGGATGAGCGCCACGGCTTTCGCAAGGCTGCGAACCAGGCGCATGCGCTGGAGCATGAGTGGTTGTTTTATCGCAGGGTGATGGATAGCGATCTGTAG
- the pqqF gene encoding pyrroloquinoline quinone biosynthesis protein PqqF: MPAPDSLRPHTETLANGLRVTVRHVPGLKRSAAVLRVAAGSHDVPLAWPGLAHFLEHLFFLGSERFPTGENLMAYVQRHGGQINARTSERTTDFFFELPPEAFVGGLERLWDMLTHPRLDEADQLREREVLHAEYVAWSQDVAAQRQVALHDGLSATHPLRGFHAGNRDSLAVTQPEFQAALQGFYRRFYQSGQMTLSLAGPQSVDALKALAEQFGDHVPVGNAAVRHLPVKLMESSQSSYQQANESGLDLLFTFEDLPAASPQALDFLCAWLNSSKPGGLLATLCQRGLADSLKATPLYEFAGQALLHIEFKLDNAKASDEIQSLLRDWLGFFAAQDDWAPLRGEFCALLHRRHEIGTALQLARWDSEKRDGPLSENDLARLREILKQLHPVDNVTGKWQLPAPNPFLQTPSEPPRAGLIRGQTSAHRGLRTFAQDRSRGRRERSPMQFSQALADTTPQGAVYLRWRLAAPAPLDLQPRLDRHLQDLREEARQAGVDVTFEPSGNHQWLLRLVGLQAPMPLVLEHILTKLGQPLPTVQARNEAPLTPIRYLLKELPNYRQQHLQPSALPLPDSLWTTARWDGLATGLSPATQAAMGPALARVPGIASQETEPTPPSGQRLWRTLQTHGDEQAVLLFCPTPTQSLPDEAAWRLLAQLCQAPFYQRLRVELQLGYAVFSGSRQIDGLTGVLFGAQSPSTSAAGLITHIEQFLSGLPQRIQQIDDSSLIAQQQTLAAQLQSSALPCAQAAELLWHGKLAGRPSDYLEQLSEAIVLVEREQLLDAARRLIDAEGGQYCLANEACPGSPWQAAG, encoded by the coding sequence ATGCCGGCCCCCGATTCCCTCCGCCCTCATACTGAAACCCTGGCCAACGGCTTGCGGGTGACAGTGCGTCATGTCCCTGGCCTCAAGCGCAGCGCAGCAGTGCTGCGGGTGGCGGCCGGCAGCCATGATGTGCCTCTGGCCTGGCCGGGATTGGCGCACTTTCTCGAGCATCTGTTCTTCCTCGGTAGCGAACGCTTTCCCACAGGCGAGAATCTGATGGCCTACGTACAGCGGCACGGCGGCCAGATCAATGCGCGCACCAGCGAACGCACCACGGATTTCTTTTTCGAATTGCCACCCGAGGCTTTCGTCGGCGGGTTGGAGCGGCTCTGGGACATGCTCACTCATCCACGCCTGGATGAAGCTGACCAGTTGCGGGAACGGGAAGTGCTGCACGCAGAGTACGTCGCCTGGTCCCAAGACGTGGCAGCCCAACGCCAAGTTGCCTTGCATGACGGACTGTCAGCGACACATCCGCTACGGGGCTTTCATGCCGGCAATCGCGACAGCCTCGCGGTCACGCAGCCTGAGTTCCAAGCGGCACTGCAGGGTTTCTATCGAAGATTTTATCAGAGCGGTCAAATGACCCTGAGCCTCGCCGGCCCGCAGAGCGTCGACGCGTTGAAAGCACTGGCCGAGCAGTTCGGCGATCACGTGCCAGTGGGCAACGCGGCTGTCAGGCATTTACCTGTGAAGCTGATGGAATCGTCCCAGAGCAGTTATCAACAGGCCAATGAAAGCGGTCTCGATTTGCTGTTCACCTTTGAAGACTTACCCGCCGCCTCGCCCCAAGCCTTGGACTTTCTCTGTGCGTGGCTGAACTCCAGCAAGCCGGGGGGCCTGCTCGCCACGTTGTGCCAGCGCGGCCTGGCGGACAGCCTCAAGGCCACGCCACTGTACGAGTTTGCCGGACAAGCGCTGCTGCACATCGAATTCAAGCTCGACAACGCTAAAGCGTCGGACGAGATCCAGTCATTGCTGCGCGATTGGTTGGGGTTCTTTGCAGCCCAGGATGACTGGGCGCCATTACGCGGAGAATTCTGCGCGCTGCTGCACCGTCGACATGAAATAGGAACAGCGCTGCAACTGGCTCGTTGGGACAGTGAGAAACGCGACGGTCCCTTGTCGGAAAACGATCTGGCAAGACTCAGGGAAATCCTCAAGCAATTGCACCCTGTGGATAACGTCACCGGGAAATGGCAACTGCCCGCGCCCAACCCGTTCCTGCAAACGCCAAGCGAACCACCCCGCGCCGGGTTGATACGCGGCCAGACCAGCGCCCACCGCGGTTTACGAACCTTCGCCCAAGACCGCTCCCGAGGCCGGCGGGAGCGCTCGCCGATGCAATTTAGCCAGGCGCTGGCAGACACCACCCCGCAAGGCGCGGTATACCTGCGCTGGCGGTTGGCGGCGCCAGCACCGCTCGACCTTCAACCCAGGCTCGACCGGCATCTGCAGGATCTGCGTGAAGAGGCGCGTCAGGCCGGCGTAGACGTCACTTTCGAGCCCTCCGGCAATCATCAATGGCTGCTGAGGCTGGTCGGCTTGCAGGCACCGATGCCGCTGGTGCTCGAGCACATCCTGACGAAGCTGGGCCAACCGCTGCCAACGGTCCAGGCCAGGAACGAAGCCCCATTGACGCCGATTCGATACCTGTTGAAGGAATTGCCGAATTATCGTCAGCAACACTTGCAGCCTTCGGCGTTGCCACTGCCCGACAGCCTGTGGACGACAGCTCGGTGGGACGGCCTGGCGACCGGCCTCTCGCCGGCCACCCAGGCCGCTATGGGCCCGGCACTGGCCCGGGTACCCGGCATCGCCAGCCAGGAAACCGAGCCGACGCCGCCTTCCGGGCAGCGCCTCTGGCGCACGCTTCAGACCCACGGCGATGAACAGGCCGTGCTGTTGTTTTGCCCCACACCCACCCAGTCCTTGCCCGACGAAGCCGCCTGGCGGCTGCTGGCGCAACTCTGCCAGGCACCGTTTTATCAGCGTCTGCGGGTCGAGCTGCAGTTGGGCTATGCGGTATTCAGCGGATCGAGGCAGATCGATGGGCTGACCGGTGTGTTGTTTGGCGCCCAATCACCCAGCACCTCGGCGGCGGGGCTGATCACCCACATTGAACAGTTCCTGAGCGGCCTGCCTCAGCGAATCCAGCAAATTGATGATTCGTCCTTGATCGCTCAGCAGCAGACCCTTGCTGCCCAACTCCAAAGCAGCGCCCTGCCCTGCGCCCAAGCAGCCGAACTGCTCTGGCACGGTAAGCTGGCTGGCCGCCCGTCGGATTATCTTGAGCAACTATCCGAGGCCATCGTGCTTGTGGAGCGCGAGCAACTGTTGGATGCCGCACGGCGTTTGATCGATGCTGAAGGTGGCCAGTATTGCCTGGCCAACGAGGCCTGCCCGGGATCGCCCTGGCAAGCGGCAGGGTGA